Below is a genomic region from Drosophila kikkawai strain 14028-0561.14 chromosome X, DkikHiC1v2, whole genome shotgun sequence.
GCCCCAACTAAggtgcacagggagaaaaactaaataaactgGGAGATGGTCTAAAGAAaatatcaatcaatcaaatcaAAGACCCTTTAAAGATATTTAACTCTGATTCTTCCCATTTTGCCTAGTTTTTAGTGACCTTTTTCGATACTCTCTCTATATTTCTTCGAGTGTTTTTAAGCGATCCCAATTGTGGGGACCTGAACTCGAACTCAAACCAAAACCCGGGCCCCAGTCGCTCTCTCGCCTGATGATGATTGGGTATAATGGGTTTTatggagcagctgctgctgctgttgcttctgaTGTTGCGGATGATGCTGCGGAGCCCCCTCTTCaactccacacacacaccttgaCACCACCATCTACACCCAGGCCCCAGTCAAGTCAACTTGCTCGGCCGTTCCAAGTTTTCTGCGGCTCACACCTGTGTCCAAGAGTCGGGCCtgacattttgaaatattgcCATTGATTTTGGTTGTCGGAGGGGAACAGCAAtgaaagacaaaaaaaaaatcaaaagaacgATACAGTTTCTAAgcgaatatatgtatatatctataaTATATGGCTTATACTTCCCATGGCGAATTCTGGGAGCCTCGATTGTTTGCCCACACAATTAGCAAGATCGCCAGGAATTATGGAAAACAGAAACATTATCGAATTTTTGGGTCAGCGGCGATTGGAATCGCTTTGCATGAATAATTTACAACAATCACATGAGTGCACAGCGAGaaaaattaactgaaaactatacaaaaataGAGAAAGATCTTAAgtcttcttatttttctttaaatatttacttggATTAACTTTTAGAGACTCTGATTATATTTCAAAGGTGGTCTggtattaataaatatatatttaaagcaaagtattttacttaaaatacttatttataatatttaattaacccttttaataatattttttaaatttcagtgAAAACTAAATACTTAAACTTAagttatatggtatttaaatttaatttcctctgttttctttttaaatatgtgggaatcgagccagtgtggcaactcgataagttttatcgcccacatttttcaaacaaccgggctgttaaagttacgatcctgccaaatcgctaatatgcgataggacctaaaaaagaccacaaaaattcgcgaacaggatttttgcaagccacggtcacattggatcccctcacttccgttctctttctcacaaggcgtccccgagttcggattaatttttgtcgatcctaaatccgcaagcatcgtgtcgatccgacagtatttgttaaagcgaatcatacccatattaagtaaatttagtgctctaacgtatattggtaagcttgtgtgaataatcgatcgccggagtgctaattttgccttttcaaaacagcgtcagccgtatcggcagagtcgtccaagcgaccggcattgtttttgccagcaattgcccaccacgtgaggtggcagtcatttgtggcattcatcgttggcattgtctgtggcttctcagcgggatcaacgccacgtgtcatcggagcattcgcacgcacagcgtggggctgcgcttcccatttcggcggccatacacgtgccgattgcggtgatcctcgatttggattttctttaccgCCTCGCTCACGCGCcaccgttccctcacacggcgcgcatattggatcgccgttccctcacacggtgCACATATTGGATCACCGTGCGTCTTTTTTCGTGGCCACATcgttctttgccacatcgccgtgcatctttgccacatcgcgtgcgctctgccgcatccacaccttggcgggctggtctcgttccgctcacgcctcacgcaagggattgcggccatccctgtcgcacatagtgcgtgtcatcttcatcagcgcgaacgacggaagtagcattacatatccgtattgagagctggtggctgatccggcccacactctgctccaggagcggataaacatgaatgatagtgtctaaaatataattaattttgcatataggagcttttgatttaagaattcgtacttataaaccttttcggtcgtaatttagcaattttttttgggagatttggcaattataatatcgttttgtccctcaaataacttaaaacacatacagctacacatcaccagtcatcaggcctgctgacgtcgatggagaaagcgtgagtacggcctagccgcaaaacaacaaaataaaactgaacccatccttataatttcgccaagacttctgaaatagtttgcacatcttaattaactaattgattcaaaagaatattaataagttaatctatttaatgtaaagtaaaaaaggaaaaagcgttctttcttatcttaaattttatttcctttcattggatctaaaacaaactgactcaataagaggtctcgtaacgtaaataacgtaaacttaggcttaaggattagatttaggaaaatgtctttcaatattatctcagcctgcaattatatgactttgaaaatgaactaatttgatatcttgttgggcacctaaggggatgtagagcattggttgtataagggtggagcctgaatggacttcacaggttgggagggtttagattgaggccaataacatcggagcctcatcttcaataggtacacttcattcgtctgattcatattatttaccatatccccagctagagtatctctgtctacaatattagttatgtagcaccattgttcatgtcaacacaaaacccacgcccattttccctgagcctgccgagcagaaaaagtagacagagcgtgttgaggtggacaacgctcggtgagtgtgtttgttacaTAATTAATTGGCGCCCAAACGTTAAGGCCAGCCCGATGCCTGATTAGGCACCTGTCGTTTGACAGCCGAGCTTCCCGTTAATATTCAAACCATCCACTTCTAGTTTCCGTTTAGTATTTCAAATTCTGTCCTGGAATTGATGGCATCTGGATAGGTTCGGAGCCATACCGGAGGAAATGTAATACttttaactgttttttttctatcaGTTCGGTAATAATCGAACATTATAGTTAAAAGAACATTCCAATTTGAGTAATTGATTCCTTGGAATTATAGTTCTGATTCAAAGTCGGTTCTATACCAGGATTTCAATATTCAAACACTACCTTCTTATCAGTTAGGATCGAGATTTTATCTGGCTGGATAGATTCGGCTAGTTACTCTTCTAATTggtaagacaaaataaattgatatttattttactaccCTTTATTTACATTCCGTTTACAACATTTGTACCTATTGAATGACACAACCAATTGCTATACTACCCAGGGTAAGACCTAAACTGCATTTCTCATTTATCGTATATCGTATTCATCTCGAACGACCAGTTTGTTTTCGTTATATCGTATCTTATCTTATCTTACCGTAtctcatttcgtttttttgttttatatttcgaaAAGCGTCAAAAATGTTGACACACAGCAATGAAAATTTAGTAGATCTTCAGACTGATGAGTCTGCAAATTGCATCATCTGCAACGGACCAGTGTGTAATCTGGATTTACTTGAAGCCCGTTGCAAGCATTCTTTCCACAAGCTTTGCCTTGACAATTATAGCAAGAACAACGACAAATGCCCCAGGTGTGGCCAAACTTTCTCTCAACCCGAGGTAGGACCTCATTCGGCTCCTCTTAGTAGATCTCAGGGACACAAGGTACAGACACGTTCAGCGTCGCGAAATGCGGCAAAGCAAAACGGTGGTTCTGAGCAAAATTCACTGCAGGAAATTCGTAGCGAGGGTAACTCAGACTCGAGGGTGGTAACGGAAGATCACGTGGAAAAATTGATTCAGAAGTCAATGCAGACCTTCCAAGCTAACATGCTACAGTCAGTTACAGAACAAATAACTTTGGCGTTCACACAATTGAATAGGTCCACATTTGCCAATAATGGACAAGGTGAGCCGCAGCGAGATTTCAGTCGAGACGGTTCCGATGCCAACTCAGATCGAAACAACATTCAACAGGCTAGGAATTCACCAGATTTTCGCAGTGATCGAAGTGATCTCTCTCTGGATCGACCAGACAGAATTTCGAATATTATATCCAATTGGCGTATTAAATTTAGTGGTTCAGCTAACGACATTGCTatagaagattttatttaccgTGTCAATTGCCTCACTTCACAATGCCTGAACGGCAACTTTGAACTTCTCTCCCATTTTGCTAACTTACTGTTCGCAGGCCCTGCATTAGCCTTTTACTGGCGCGTTCATAGATCGGCAGATAACATGAATTGGAACTTGCTTTGCAGGCGTTTAAAGGAAAGATATCAAGATCAGAGATCTGATCGTGAGATTAAATGTGCCATGCGTAGACGCAAACAGGGTAACACGGAAAATTTTGATGACTTTTTGGATGCAATGCTTTCCATCGCAGATTCCCTTCGTGAACCAATGCAGGACAGTGAAATTGCGGTAGAAGTTCGTCATAATCTCAGACCGGAGATCAAGCACGAATTATTGCACATTGACACCCCAAACTTAGCAACATTGCGAAAGGAGTGTCACAGGCACGAAGAATTCTTTCTTAACACCCGAATGAAGCCCATTCAACGTTCGAACCCAAGCAAGCGTTTCGTTAACGCAATTCTGCAGGAAGAAGATTCAGAATCTCAGTCGGAGGAAGAACGTGAGGTCGAGGATGAAATTTGTGTAGTTAAGACGGCTGAGAAAATTAAGTGCTGGAACTGTGAGGAAACAGGCCACAGTTACCACAATTGCCTTAAACCTCgtcgtattttttgttatggttgtgGAACACCGGAGGTGTATAAGCCCAACTGTGCAAAATGTAATTCGGTTTCGGAAAACCCCAAGAAGGACATTCGTTACGCGAAGAAAACGGATGTCCGCCGCTAGCTTCGAAAATACCAACAGAACCAGATTTTGTGGCAAATGATGTTCATTCCATTTTGCCTACCTTTCAACCAGACATATCAGAAACCAAACCTTTTAACCCATACCATTTGCGGGTACAGGAGTACGCAAAGCGTAAATCCCAAATTTTGCAAGCTAATCCTGTTTATCGTCGCAAACAGCGATCTTCACGGCGAATTCGTAAATTTTGGACTCGTAAGCGATCATTAAATCGTTTTATGATTTCCTCAAtcgcacaaaacaaaagcgataTTCGGCCTTTTACaaacatagaaatatttggtCAACCGTATTTAGCTCTCTTGGACAGTGGCGCCAACAAAAGCGTTATAGGTGGTGAGctagcaaaacaaataatttcagctaagccgtttaataaatttaaatcggtAGTGAGAACCGCTGATGGGCAATCGCAATATGTTGCAGGCACGATACACATTCCCCTGACTTATAACTCAATTAGTGACAACTTTGAATTCCTGATAGTACCTTCGATAAAGCATGAAGTTATATGCGGAATGgatttttggcaaaattttGGCATTTCGATCAAGCAAACAGTTGCGATCAACGAAATTAACTGTGAACCGGAAGAACACTCGAATAATGTGAGATTGTCCGatttacaaaaatcaaaattgcagAAAGTAATAGACTTTTTTCCATCATTCGAGAACGAGGGCTTAGGATTAACTAGGTTGTTAGAGCACAATATCGACACATCCAATGCAAAGGCAATAAAGCAACGATTCTATCCACTTTCACCagctaaagaaaaacttttatgTGAAGAAATCGACCGCATGATTAAAATGGATGTCATCGAAGAGGCTCCTTCATCGCCTTGGTCTTCTCCAGTTATCTTGCACATCAAGCCTGGCAAGGTACGATTTTGTCTCGATGCAAGGAAATTGAATGCAGTCACGGTGAAGGACGCATACCCCATCCCTATAATGGATGGATTGCTGAGTCGACTTCCACCCGTACACTGCATATCCAAAATTGACCTCAAAGATGCCTTTTGGCAGATCTGTTTAGATCAAGAATCTCGTGCCAAAACTGCTTTTACCGTTCCGAATCGTCCGCTATATCAATTCAAGAGGATGCCTTTTGGATTGTCAAACGCTCCACAAACCATGTGCCGATTAATGGACTTGGTTAttccctatcaattaaaatcgcatGTGTTAGTCTACCTCGATGACCTGCTTGTTTTGTCAAACAACTTCGAAGAACATCTTCTGCATTTATCCGAAGTAGCTACCCAATTGCGTAAGGCTGGATTAACAATAAACGTTCAGAAAAGTCAATTCTGCCTGAAAACTGTAGACTACCTTGGTTACCTGGTGGGTGAAGGTACTCTTcaaataaatccaaacaaaatcgCAGCCGTGAGCGAATTTCCGGTTCCGAAGACCCAAAAACAGCTCCGAAGATTTCTTGGTATGACTGGTTGGTACCAGCGGTTCATATCCAACTATTCCACAGTCATTTTCCATCTGACGGAACAACTACGTGGCAAAACACTAAGTTGGAACGATAATGCCCAAGAAGCTTTCGAAAACATCAAGGCCAAGTTATGCTCTGCTCCTTGCCTTGTTCATCCCAATTACGACAAACCATTCATTTTGCAGTGTGATGCTTCACTACATGGAGTGGGTGCAGTTCTAGCTCAATGCGACGATTCCGGTTGTGAGCGTCCCATAGCGTTCATGTccaaaaagctaaacaaagcCCAGCGTAACTATACAGTTACGGAACTCGAATGCATGGCTGTAGTGTTAGCAATTAAAAAGTTCAGAATGTACATTGACGGTCATAGCTTTAAGGTAGTAACCGATCACTCAAGTCTTCGATGGCTAATGAACCAATCGGATCTAAGCGGTAGATTGGCAAGATGGGCTATCAAGCTACAGGGTTTTTCTTTCCAAATCGAACATCGCAAAGGAACCGAAAATGTGGTGGCAGATGCTTTGTCTCGATCGTTCGAAGAGATTGACATCTCTGCAATAGACCTTGAAATTTATCCCGAAATTGACCTATCATCAAGCGCTTTTCAATCGGAAGAGTACTCCGCTCTCAGAGACAAATTCAAATCTCTAAAATCACCGGATTTCAAAGTCATAGATGAGTTCATCTATCATCGTGCAACGTTCCCCAATTCTTATGACGTTTCACCAGACGATTGCTGGAAACTTTTCGTTCCTGAGTCGTTGCGTCAAAGTGTAATTAGTTCGGCTCACGACCAACCAACATCTGCTCATTGTGGAATGGCCAAATGCCTAGAGCGTATCAGACGACGTTTCTATTGGCCAAACATGGTTATCAACGTTCGTGATTACATTCGAAATTGCGAAACATGCCAGACCACAAAATATCCTACCCATTCTTTAAAACCACCAATGGGAGCACAAGTGCAAAGTGAAAGGATATTCCAAAGACTTTATCTCGATTTTATAGGGCCATTTCCGCGCTCCAAGTCCGGCAATATTGGAATATTGATTATTCTTGATCACTTTTCCAAATTCACCTTTCTAAAAGCAGTGAAAAAGTTTACGGCTAAAGTGGTCATCAATATATTGCGcgatgaaatattttcatgctttGGTGTACCCGAAACAGTCGTCAGTGATAACGGAACTCAATTTAAAAGCCGTGATTTCTCTGACTTCCTTTCGAAATATGGCGTTCGTCATATGTTTACTGGTGCCTATGCTCCACAATCCAACAGTGCTGAGAGAGTCAACCGTTCAATCAATGCTGCTTTAAGAGCATATATTCGCACCGACCAACGCGAATGGGACACATTTCTCAGTAGCATCAACTGCTCTCTTCGTAACTCGATTCACCAATCCATCGGTTTATCGCCTTATCatgttgtttttggtcaacACATGATATCCCACGGTCATGACTACAAACTGCTGCGTAAACTAAACCTTCTTGCAGAAGGCGAAGTAAGCCTGACAAAAACTGACGAATTCCAAAGGATTCGTTCTAACATCGGCAAACATTTGAATAAGGCTTACGAGGCAAACCAAAAGTCTTACAATCTTCGAACAAGACCCCGTTCTTTTGAGGTTGGCCAAGAAGTAGTCAAAAGGAATTTTGTACTTAGCAACGCAGCAAAGGATTTTAATGCGAAACTCGCTCCTGTAGGTATCAAGGCCCGAGTGAAGGCAAGAATTGGACAGTCAATTTACCTCTTAGAGGACATGAACGGAAAGGAACTGGGTAGATTTCATGCCAAGGATATCTGGTGATTGCTCTTGAttcctttttcagcttttattgtTAATCACAGGGACTAAAAATCAAAGCTGTGGTTGTGGGAATCGAGCCAGTGTGGCAACTCGATAAGTTTTATCgcccacatttttcaaacaaccgggctgttaaagttacgatcctgccaaatcgctaatatgcgataggacctaaaaaagaccacaaaaattcgcgaacaggatttttgcaagccacggtcacattggatcccctcacttccgttctctttctcacaaggcgtccccgagttcggattaatttttgtcgatcctaaatccgcaagcatcgtgtcgatccgacagtatttgttaaagcgaatcatacccatattaagtaaatttagtgctctaacgtatattggtaagcttgtgtgaataatcgatcgccggagtgctaattttgccttttcaaaacagcgtcagccgtatcggcagagtcgtccaagcgaccggcattgtttttgccagcaattgcccaccacgtgaggtggcagtcatttgtggcattcatcgttggcattgtctgtggcttctcagcgggatcaacgccacgtgtcatcggagcattcgcacgcacagcgtggggctgcgcttcccatttcggcggccatacacgtgccgattgcggtgatcctcgatttggattttctttaccgCCTCGCTCACGCGCcaccgttccctcacacggcgcgcatattggatcgccgttccctcacacggtgCACATATTGGATCACCGTGCGTCTTTTTTCGTGGCCACATcgttctttgccacatcgccgtgcatctttgccacatcgcgtgcgctctgccgcatccacaccttggcgggctggtctcgttccgctcacgcctcacgcaagggattgcggccatccctgtcgcacatagtgcgtgtcatcttcatcagcgcgaacgacggaagtagcattacatatccgtattgagagctggtggctgatccggcccacactctgctccaggagcggataaacatgaatgatagtgtctaaaatataattaattttgcatataggagcttttgatttaagaattcgtacttataaaccttttcggtcgtaatttagcaattttttttgggagatttggcaattataatatcgttttgtccctcaaataacttaaaacacatacagctacacatcaccagtcatcaggcctgctgacgtcgatggagaaagcgtgagtacggcctagccgcaaaacaacaaaataaaactgaacccatccttataatttcgccaagacttctgaaatagtttgcacatcttaattaactaattgattcaaaagaatattaataagttaatctatttaatgtaaagtaaaaaaggaaaaagcgttctttcttatcttaaattttatttcctttcattggatctaaaacaaactgactcaataagaggtctcgtaacgtaaataacgtaaacttaggcttaaggattagatttaggaaaatgtctttcaatattatctcagcctgcaattatatgactttgaaaatgaactaatttgatatcttgttgggcacctaaggggatgtagagcattggttgtataagggtggagcctgaatggacttcacaggttgggagggtttagattgaggccaataacatcggagcctcatcttcaataggtacacttcattcgtctgattcatattatttaccatatccccagctagagtatctctgtctacaatattagttatgtagcaccattgttcatgtcaacacaaaacccacgcccattttccctgagcctgccgagcagaaaaagtagacagagcgtgttgaggtggacaacgctcggtgagtgtgtttgttacaaatattatataatacaaatatttaaataaataaaattaatcaatttattaatttttagaaaattttcttTCTGTTAAGAATACATCTTAGCACataacaaaaatttattacCTCATGAtaagtac
It encodes:
- the LOC138929234 gene encoding uncharacterized protein — its product is MAGQIDEESRPDHELMDSTSDRRDLKKTTKIREQDFCKPRSHWIPSLPFSFSQGVPEFGLIFVDPKSASIVSIRQYLLKRIIPILSKFSALTYIASAVSAESSKRPALFLPAIAHHVRWQSFVAFIVGIVCGFSAGSTPRVIGAFARTAWGCASHFGGHTRADCGDPRFGFSLPPRSRATVPSHGAHIGSPFPHTVHILDHRASFFVATSFFATSPCIFATSRALCRIHTLAGWSRSAHASRKGLRPSLSHIVRVIFISANDGSSITYPY